The window AACCCAGGTGCGCGCATTGCTCGACTATTGCGGGCTGGCGTTCGACGAACGCTGCCTGCGCTTCTTCGAGAACGACCGCCCGGTGCGCACCGCCAGTTCGGAGCAGGTGCGCCAGCCGATCTACCGCGAGGGCGTGGACCAGTGGCGGCACTTCGAGCCCTGGCTCGGGCCGCTGGAACGCGCGCTCGGCCCGGTCCTGCAGCATTACCCGGCACCGCCGCCGGGCGTTCCACAACCATAAGGCGGACCACCGTCATTCGCAGCCAGCAAACCGGGGAACACGACATGCACGCAAGCAAGCGCAACAGCCGCAAGACCGTTTTGCCCAGTCCGCACCGCCGCCTGCCGCTGGCAGTCGCCATCGCGATGGTGATGTGCGCGCCACAGGCATGGGCGCAGGATGCCGCCCCGGAGGGTCAGGAGAAGGACGCGCGCACCCTCGACACGGTCACGGTGACCGCGCAGAAACGCGAGGAGAACCTGCAGAAGGTGCCGATCAGCCTGCAGGTGCTGGGCAACACCCAGCTGGAGCAGCAGAACGTCTCCGACTTCGACGACTACGCCAAGCTGATCCCCAGCCTGACTTACGGCACCGCCGGCGGCGGCGTGTTCTCCGGCCCCGGCTTCGTGCAGGTGTACATGCGCGGCATCGCCAGCGGCGGCGACGGCAACCACTCCGGTTCCCAGCCCAGCGCCGGCATGTACCTGGACGACCAGCCGATCACCACGATCCAGGGCGCGCTGGACATCCACATGTACGACATCGAGCGCGTCGAGGCGCTGGCCGGTCCGCAGGGCACGCTGTACGGCGCCAGTTCGCAGTCCGGCACGGTGCGCATCATCACCCGCAAGCCGGATTCGTCGGCGTTCTCGGCCGGCTATTCGGTGGAAGCCAACGGCATCGACGGCGGCGGCTTCGGCCACGTGCTGGAAGGCTTCGTCAACATCCCGATCAGCGACCGCGCCGCGGTGCGCCTGGTCGGCTGGCAGAAGCACGATGCCGGCTACGTGGACAACATCCGCGGCACCCGCACCTATCCGACCTCGGGCATCACCGACGACAACGCCGACCTGGCCGAGGACGATTACAACACCGCCGACACCATGGGCCTGCGCGGCGCGTTGCGCTTCGACATCAACGACAACTGGACGATCACCCCGCAGCTGATCGCGCAGAAGCAGAAGGCCTACGGCAGCGCCGGCATCGACCCCAACACCGGCAACCCGGACATGGGCTACGACGCCTCCAGCGGCGACATGGCGGTGAAGCATTTCTTCCCGGAATCGTCCAACGATCGCTGGCACCAGGCGGCGCTGACGGTGGAGGGCAAGATCGGCAACTTCGACCTGACCTACGTGTTCTCGCAGCTCAAGCGCGATGTCGATTCCGAATCCGACTACAGCGACTACGGCTTCTGGTACGACACCCTGGCGGGCTACGGCGCTTATTTCTACGACGACAACGGCGACTACATCAATCCGGCGCAGTACATCCAGGCGACCGACGGCTACAAGCGCACCAGTCACGAGCTGCGAGTGTCCTCTCCGCAGGAGAACCGTTTCCGCATGGTCGCCGGCCTGTTCTGGCAGCAGCAGAGCCACGACATCTTCCAGCGCTACAAGGTCGACAACCTCACCCAGGATTTCTGGGTCAACGGCTGGGAAGACACCATCTGGCTGACCGCGCAACAGCGCAAGGATCGCGACGAGGCGGTGTTCGGCGAACTGTCGTTCGACATCACCGACGCGATCACCGTGACCGGTGGCATGCGCTGGTTCAAGGCCAACAATTCGCTGAAGGGCTTCTTCGGCTACGGCGACGGCTTCAGCGGCAGCACCGGTGTCTCGCAGTGCTTCTCCAACGAAGCATTCAACGGCGCGCCCTGCACCAACCTGGACAAGCGCGTCAGCGAGCGCGACTCGCTGGGCAAGGTCAACCTGACTTGGCAGATCGACGACAACAAGATGATCTACGCGACCTGGTCGGAAGGCTACCGGCCGGGCGGCATCAACCGTCGCGGCACGCTGCCGCCGTACACGTCCGACTTCCTGACCAACTACGAGTTGGGCTGGAAGACCACGTGGGGCAATGCCTTCGTGTTCAACGGGGCGCTGTTCCGCGCCGATTGGGAGGATTTCCAGTTCTCCTACCTGGGGCAAAACGGCCTGACCGAGATCCGCAATGCCAACAGTGCGCAGGTCGATGGCCTGGAGCTCGACCTCAGCTGGGCGGCCAGCTACAACCTTCAGATCAGCGGCGGCTTCGCCTGGTACGACGCCAAGCTGACCCGCAACTACTGCGGCTGGATCCGTCCCGACGGCGAACCGGAAACGGTCTGCCCGCCCGGCACGCTGAATCCCAACGGCGATCCGGTCGATGGCCCGCAGGCTGCATCCGGCACGCGCCTGCCGATCACCCCGAAGTTCAAGGGTGCGTTGAATGCCCGCTACACCTGGGACCTCGCCGGCGGAGAAGCCTACTGGCAGGCCTCGGCCTCGCACGTCGGCAATCGCCGGGTCGACCTGCGCGAAGCCGAGACCGCATTGCTCGGCACCCTGGCCGCGTACACCACGGCCGATGTTTCGGTGGGCTGGAGCAAGGACAACTGGTCGATCGACCTGTTCCTGAAAAACGCCTTCGATGAACGCGCCGAGATGAGCCGCTTCGCCCAGTGCGCCGCGCTGACCTGCGGCAACCAGCCGTACACGGTGATCGCGCAACCGCGCACGTTCGGGATCCGCTTCAGCCAGTCGTTCTGAGTCGGGCGAGCGTCACCAACAGGAAGGCCGCCCTCGCGCGGCCTTCTTTTCTCCGATACGCGAGGGGACATGTTTCAGAGGGCGATCGCCGTCGCCGGATCCGTGGCCGGATGCAGCCGGCGTTGCGCGTGCTCGACCGCGAGCAACAGCATCGCCGGCGAGACGTAGCGGCGATGCGCGCCTTCGATGCAGGCCATGTAGAAACGGCCGAAGAGGTTGCGCGCCTGCACGCGCGTCCCAAGGGTGATCCGCGCTTCATCGCCCGCAATGCGCACGCCCACGCAGGAGCGGAAACGCAGGTGGCGGTCGTCGGCGCCGAGCAGGACCTGAGCATGCAGTCCGCGCGGGTCGGTGGCCTGGTCGAGCACCGGATGGCGACCGGCGAACAGGTTGTCGCGATTCGGCGAAAGCAGCGACGACACCGGGCACCCCAACGGCGACGTGCGCAGGCGCAGCGGGCGTACCAGCACATTGCGCAGGCGCATCAGCCAGCTCACGCCGGCCGGTCGATTGGCCAGGAATCCTTCCAGCACATCGGCAAGCAGGTCGCTTGCCAGTTGGCCACGCAGGTTGGCGGCATGCAGCACCACTTCGAAGCTGTCCTCGTGTTCGAATCCTTCGCTCAATTGCGAAGACAGCAACGAACCCGCGGGCGGTGATGCGAGTTCGGTCACTGCACGGCCGCGACGGGCGATGAAACCGCCGGCGGTGCGCCACGCCTCTGCAAGTCCGCGCAGGCGTCCGGCGGCGCGACGAACGACGCTGCAGCCCGAATCCAACAGACCTCCCGGGGGGCCGTCCAGCGACAGTGCAATGGTTGGTATATCCCCGGAGCACGGTGGATGCGCGTGCAGATGGGCGAGCACGGTATCGGGCAACAGTTCTGTCAGGCCGGGGATATCGGCCTTGCCGGAGGCCACCAGCATGGCCAACGCAGGATCGTCGATGCCCCGCGTTCGTCGGTATGGCAGGACAGGGCGAACAGCGCGGGATGACCCGGTTTCAATGGCATGAATCGGTGCCAGGTGCCGCCGCCGAAGCGCACGGTGAACAGGCAGTCCGGCGGGATGTCGACATGGTGCAGGGCGTCGACGAAGGCGGTCGGCGAGGCTTGCATCGCCGCATCGGACACGGTGGAGAAACACAGCTGCGTGCCACCGCTGCCGGAGATCGCGGTGAACACGCGGTGGCCTGCATGGCGATGGAACGGGTGGCCCTCTGGTCCGACCGCGAACGAGAACAGCGCGGTGGATTCGCCGCGGGCGAAGTCGGTGGCGGCGATGCTCGCGGAGGGCTCGTCGAGCGCGTCGATGAAACCGGCTTGGCCATGCTGGCGCTTGCCGGTCTGGCGGAACAGGTCATCGCCGGCACCATGGCCGAGTTGCGCCACCAGGCTGACTTCGACCGGCAGGCGTCCGTGGCGGTGTTCGATGCGGGCGGTGGGGAACCCGCGGGCGGGGCGGGAGACGGTGGGCATGGCGTGCTCCTTCGGGAGAATCCTTCGATCAGCGCGCCTTTGCCTTCGTCTTGGCGCGCGACTCGCGTTTCAACGGACCCGCCGTCGGGCAAAGCTCGAAGGCGAAGCCGGTCAGCGTATTGACGAGGTTGTCGCCGTTGAGGCGATACACGATGAACTGGCCACGGCGCTCGCCCGAGACCAGCCCGGCGGCTTCCAGCAGGGACAGGTGCCGGGAGATCGCGGGCGCGGTCATCGAGAAGCGTTCGCCGATCTCCCCGGCGCTGAGTTCGCCTGCAGACAGGTAAGCAAGGATTTGCCGGCGTGCCGAGGACGAGAGGGCTTCGAAGATGCGATCCGCGCTCATGTGCAATTCAATGATTAACTATTTCGTTAATCATTGAAGCATCGGACGTGCTTGTCAAGCCCTGCAAACAGGAAGGCCGCCCGGAGGCGGCCTTCGTCCATCAGTGCCTGGGCGTCATCACTTCGCCGGCGTTGCCCGCACCGGCAACGGCACGTTGCACAGGTCGATGTGGCCGACCGGGATCGTGTAGAAGCCGTCGACGCGGTTGCGGCGGGCCTCGGTGGCATCGATGAAGGCCTGGCTGTCGGTGCGCAGCAATTGCAACGGGGTGCGCTGCGCTTCGGGCACATCGCTGGCGAGCTTGATGGAGAGGATCGGCGCGCGCTGCTCGGGCTTCTCGTAGAAGCCCATCGGTTCCGGGCCGCGCGGGATGACGCTCAGCAGCTCCATGCCCTTGACCACCCGGCCGACCGCGCTCAACTGGCGATCCAGCGCACGCGGTGCCTGTCCGATGGCGACGTAAAGCTCCGCGCCGATGCTGCTGTCGGGGGCGTTGTTGCGGCCGGCACCAAGCATGCCGTAGCAGTGGGCCATCCACGCCTTGCCTGTCTTCGGGTCGCGCGCGGCGGGCATGCCGTCGATGAAACCGACCTCGGGTGCCCAGCCGTCGATGTCGGGCAGCTTGTCGAAGCGCGCGCCCTTGGCATCGCGGGTGAATTCGGCGGGCAGCTTGGTGCGGGTGCCCGAAGGGTAGGCCTTCGCCTTTCCGGCTTCCTCGCCCTCGGCATCGCCGAACTGGACCACGAAGTTGTCCTGCGAGCGATAGATCGCCAGGCCATCCCAGAAGCCGCCCTTGGCCATGGTCTTGATGTTGGCCACGTGCTCCGGCGCAAAGCCCGGTGCGAGCTCGATGACCACGCGACCGGCCGGCAATTCCATGTACAGGGTGTTGGCCGGGTCGAGGTCGCGCCAGGCGCTCGCCGGCGCGGCATCGATGATTTCCTTGGCGCTGCGGTATTTGGGCTTGGCGGCGTCCTGCGCCAACGCGGGCGCGACGATGGCGAACGACAGGGCGATGGCGAGCAAGGCAGGGCGCATGGGGCATCCGGAATACGGGAAAGGCCGAAGCATAGCGTCCGCATCGGGTCGGGCAACGGGTGCGTTGATCGGGCTCTAATGCGATGACGTGACTACTGGCACATTCGCTATATCGAATTGAATACTAGTGTTCGTTCCAACATAGCCCCCGGCGAATCCGCAGATGGACGAAGCCCTGTTACGGAAATTCCACAAGGAGCTCAGCGCCGGCACGGTGTCGCTCGCCTTGTTGGCGGTGGTGGCGGCCTCGGTCGAGCCGATGTACGGCTACCAGATCGCCAAGCGGCTGGAGCAGACCGGCGACGGCGTGCTGGCCGGCAAGCAGAGCGCGCTGTATCCGGTGCTGCGCAATCTCGAAGGCGCCGGCCTGCTCGACAGCTTCGTCGAGCCCTCGGTCAGCGGGCCGCCGCGCCGCTACTACCGTGCGACGCCTGCCGGCCGCGACGCCCTGGTCGACTGGACCGCCGCCTGGCGCGCCACCCGCGATTCCCTCGATGCCGTGCTCAAGGAAGCCACCGCATGAACGCCATGCATGACCTGCCCACCACCATCCCCGCCTACCTGGAACGCCTGCGCCGCGCGCTGGATGGCTGCGACCCGGCGCTGGCACAGGACGCCCTGTACGACGCCGAGGACTACCTGCGTTCGGAACTCGCCGCCAATGCCGGCAAGTCCGAGGCCGAGGTGATCGCCGCAGTCGCCGGCAGCTACGGTGCGCCCGATGAAGTCGCCGACATCTATCGCGACACCGAGACCCGCGTGCAGACCGCGCTGCGCGCGCCGCCGCCGCCGCCTCGCAAATCGCTGCTCGGTCGCTTCTTCGGCGTGCTGGTGGATCCGCACACCTACGGCTCGCTGTTCTACATGCTGCTGGCGCTGGCCACCGGCATCTTCTACTTCGTGTGGGTGGTAATGGGCCTGTCGCTGTCCGCGGGCCTGGCGATCCTGATCATCGGCATCCCGTTCTTCATCCTGTTCATCGGCGCGACCCGCATCCTGGCGCTGGTGGAAGGGCGGCTGGTCGAGGTCATGCTGGGCGAGCGCATGCCGCGCCGACCGCTGTACAGCGACAGGAGCCTGCCGGTACTGCAGCGGATCGGCGCGATGTTCACCGACCCGCGCACGTGGGGCACGATGCTGTACTTCGTGGCGATGCTGCCGCTTGGCATCGCGTACTTCATCGTCGTCGTGGTGACGATGAGCATCGGCCTGGCGCTGATCGCCGCACCGATCGCGCAGGCGCTGGGCTACGGCACCCACATCCACATCACCCACACCGGCTGGTTCGATCCGACGTCGCCGTGGGCCTGGCCGTTGCTGGTGCTGGCGGGCCTGCTACTGGTGTTCGCTACCTTGCACCTGGCGCGACTGATCGGCCGCATGCACGGCAAACTGGCCAAGTACCTGCTGGTTCACGGCGCCGTGGTCTGAACCACGCTGCTGCTGGAAAGAAAAACGCCTGCATCAGCAGGCGTTTTTTGTTCCCGATGCCGGATCCTCGATGCATGCTCGGGTGCCGACCAAGTGGGTGCTGCAAGCCCGCGTCAGCGTTTCTTCGATGCCGACTTCGTTGCTAGCTTCTTCGCTGCAGGCTTGGACACGGACACCTTCCTTGCGGCGACCAGGTTCTTCGTCGCGACCGCTTTCTTCGGCGCGCTCGCTTTTTTTGCGGCAAGCTTGGACGAAGCTGACGTCTTGAGTGCGAACAAGGCGTGCTGCACGGGCTGATCCACCGGCTTGGCCGCGTGGTCGGCGATGAACGCACGCACCTGCGGATACACCTGCGTCCGCCAGCGGCGTCCGCTGAAGATGCCGTAATGGCCGGCGCCGGGCACCGTGACGTGCTGGCGGTCGGCGGCGGGGATGCCGGTGCACAGCTTGTGCGCGGCGCGGGTCTGGCCCTGGCCGGAAATGTCGTCGAGCTCGCCCTCGATCGTCAGCAGCGCGCAATCGCGGATCTTCGACGGATCCACGCGCTCGCCGGCCACGTCCCACAGGCCGCGCGGCAGCAGGTGTTCCTGGAACACCGTGCGGATGGTGTCCAGGTAGTACTCGGCCGGCATGTCCAGCACCGCGTTGTATTCGTCGTAGAACTTGCGATGCGATGCCGCGGAATCGAGGTCGCCCTTCAGCAGGTCCTGGTAGAAATCCCAGTGCGAGGTCTGGTGCCGCTCCGGGTTCATCGCCACGAAGCCCATGTGCTGCAGGAATCCGGGATACACACGTCGGCCGTGCCCGGGGTAATTGGCCGGCACGTTGTGGATCACGTTGTTCTCGAACCACGACAGCGGCTGGCGGGTGGCCAGGTTGTTGACCGAGGTCGGCGATTCGCGGGTGTCGATCGGCCCGCCCATCATCGTCATCGACTTCGGCAGCGGTTCGCCGTGCGCCGCCATCAGCGAGACCGCCGCAAGCACCGGCACCGTCGGCTGGCAGACGCTGACCACATGCAGGTTGTCGGTGCCGATGTGGCGGATGAACTCCTGCACGTAGGCGATGTAATCGTCGAGCTGGAACGGGCCGGCCTCGGCCGGCACCATGCGCGCATCGGTCCAGTCGGTGATGTAGACCTTGTGGTCGGCGAGCAGGGTTTGCACGGTGTCGCGCAGCAGCGTGGAGTGATGGCCGGACAACGGCGCCACCACCAGCACGCTGGGGTCGTCCTTGAGGTCGCGCAGCTTGTCTTCGTTGTCGGTGAAGCGCTTGAAGCGCAGCAACCGGCAGAACGGTTTTTCCACCGCCACGCGTTCCACCACCGGCACGGCCACGCTGTCCACCTCGACCTGGTGGATGCCGAACTCGGGCTTTTCGTAGTCCTTGCCAAGCCGGTACATCAGCTCGAAGGCGGCGGCAGTGCGCTGCGCACCCGGCACCGAGGCCAGCCAGCTGTCGTTGGCCGAGTACATCTTGGCGCCGGCATCGGCAAAGTACGTGTAGGGCGCAAGCCCGGCACGCCAGAATTCATGCAGTTGGTAAAGCAACATGCGTCCGCCAGCCCCTGTCATGCATCAAGTGATGCCGCATTGCAGCATAACGTATCGGCCGGAGGGGGCCGTGACCGCGGTCGCGCTTCGGCTCAGCCCGGCAATTCCAGCGCGGTCGCCTGCCCGGCCAGGGCCGGCGACAACCAGCAATGCGAGCCCAACGGACGCAGGCCGAGCGCACGCAGCCGCGTCGTGTAGAACGACGCCGGCCGCGACTTGAACTCGTGGTCGTCGCCCACCGCTTCGTCCTCGCGGGCGAAGGCTTCGATGAAGGCCACGCCGCCACAGAGTTCGGCCAGGGCGGGCAGGCCGCGCTCAAGTTCCCGGGTTGGCAGGTAGTGCAGCACGTCGCTGCAGACCAGCAGGTCGGCGGGCGGGCAGGGACGCAGGAACTCGAAGTCGGCGAAGCGCGCCAGGTGCAGGTTGCGGCGGCGGCCATGGCGGGCGATCGCGTACTCGCTGGCATCGAAGCCGAGGTAGGCCAGCTTCGGTCGCAGTTTCAGCAATGGGGCGCGCCACGCACCTTCCCCGCAGCCGATGTCGATGACGCTGCGGATCGGCCGCTCCAGGTGGTATTCGGCGGTGGCGACGGCCAGCGCGACCTTGCGCGCGAGTCGCGCCGCACCGCCAATTTCGCGATTGCGGTACCAGCGGTCGAAGTAGGCGCGGTCGTAGGTCTTGGTCATCGTGGCATCCTAAAGGCTTCGCCGCGCACGAGAGCAACCCGATGGCCTACCTGCTGACCAAGACCGCGCACCTGGTGTTCGTGATCGCATGGATGGCGACGGTGTTCTACCTGCCGCGGATCCTGGTCAACATCGCCGAAGCGGGCGACGAGCCTGCGGTTCGCGCGCGGCTGGTGCTGATGGGCCGGCGCTTGTACGGCTTCGGCCACACCATGTTCGGCATCGCCGTCGTGCTCGGCGCGGTCCTGTGGCTGCATTTCGGCTTCGGCGGTGGCTGGCTGCACGCCAAGCTGGCGTTGGTCGCAGCGTTGCTGGCGTATTTCATCGTCACGGGGCGCTGGCTGAAGGGGGTCGATGCCGGCCGCAAGTTGCCGTCGCCGACGGCGTTGCGCTGGTTCAACGAGGCACCGGTCGTGCTCTTGTTCGCGATTGTCTACCTGGTGCTGGCGAAGCCGTTCTGAGTATCTGCTTCTGTGGAGGGGCTTCAGCCTCGACTTTGCATCATCCGGTCGCGGCTTGCGCCACTCCTACAGGATGCCGATACGCCAACCGCCGCTGATTGAATTCAGCGCGGTTTGAAAGCCTCGACCGCCGGCAACTCCACCGGCACGCCATTGGCATCGCAGAGTTCCTTCGCGCACAGCGCCTCGCGCAGGCGCGGGGTTGCTTGCGCCGCGAAATGGAAGATCGCGTTCTGCTCCACGCTGCCGCGGATCGCGTCGCTGCCGGGGCCGCTTGCCCAGATGCCGACGTCATCGCCGCCGTGGGTTTCGTTCGGCAGCGGCACGGCGGACTCCTGCATGTAGTCGGGGTGCTCGGTGTCCACGCCGCGCAGGTCGGGACGACCCTCGGCGGGTTCGTATTCCTTGCCCATGTGCGGGTAGTGCTTCGGGCCGGCGGCTTGCGAGCTGCTGGCACCGGTGTAGCCGGGTCCGTTGGCATAGCTGAGCGTGGTGTAGGGCAGCCCCAAGCCGTCGTTGACCAGGCCGCCCTCATCGTCCTCGCCGCTGCCGCCGCGCACCTTGCCGAGGATCGGATTGCCTCGATGCGGATAACCGACGAAATTCAGCACGTGCGAGTGATCTGCAGTGACGATGAGGAGGGTGTCCTCGGCCGATGTTGCCTCGCTCGCCGCGCGCACGGCGTCGCTCATGGCCACCGTGTCGCTGAGTGCGCGGTACGCATTGCCGTAATGGTTGGCGTGGTCGATGCGGCCGGCCTCGACCAGCAGCACGTAGCCCTCGCGATTGCGCGAGAGGCGTGCGATCGCGGCGCGGGTCATCTCCGCCAGCGACGGTTCGCCGGCCACGTCCTTCGGGCGTTCGTATTCGAACTGCATGTGGTCGGGTTGGAACAGCGCGAGCAGGGGCTTGTCGAGTGGCGCGGCGTCGAGCTGCGCCTTGTTCCAGGCGTACACGCCGCCGCGGTGGCGCGTCTTCCAGTCGGCGATGAGGTCGCGGCCGTCGCGGCGCTCGCCGACCTTGTCGTCCTCTTCCGGATCGCGCTGGGAGGCGGGCATGAAGTTCTTGCGGCCGCCGCCCATCAGCACATCGAAGCCACGACCGAACGGGGTCTCCACCAGTTGCCGGGCGATGTCGATGCAGCCTTCGCGCACGGCTTGCGCGGGCAGGTCGCTGTCGTTCTCCCAGTTGCGTTCCGGTGAGTGGGTAAAGGTGGCACCGGGGGTGGCATGGGTGACCCGCGCAGTGGTGACCACGCCGGTGGCCATGCCGTTGCTCGACGCGAGCTCCCACAAGGTCAGCATCGGCGCGGCCAATGCACCCGCGCAGTCCTTGCGCTTCGCCCCTTGGCCGATACTGAGCACGCCGGCGCGGGTCTTCACCCCGGTGGCGATCGCGCTCATGGTCCCGGCCGAATCCGGCGTCTGCGAGTCGGTGTTGTAGGTCTTGCTCAGCGCGGTGGCCGGGAAGGTTTCCCAGGCCAGCCGGTTTTCCTCGCCGCTACCGCCCTTGCGCTGGCCTTCGAAGATGCGCGCCGCGGCCACCGTGGTCAGGCTCATGCCATCGCCGAGGAAAATGATCACGTTCTTCGCCCGGCCCTGCATCGCGCCGCGTGCGGCGGCCTGCGATGCGCCATCGCGGAACCACCACGCGGCGGTTTCGCCGGCGGGATGCGCGATCGACGGCACCGGCACGTCGATGCCGGTGGCGCGCGCCGAAAGCGCTTGTGCCGATGGGGTTTGGGTGGGAGCGCTGGCGCAGGCGGTGAGGGCGAATGCGCAGGCGAGCGGAAGCCAGGGACGGTGTGGGGGGAATGGCGTCATCCACCGATTATGAACGTTCCGCATGTCGGTCGTGCTTCAGTGTTGCACCCCGGGCACTGCCACGTTCGAAGGGGCTCGGGTATGGTCGCGGTCTGCCTCGCTGGGTGACCCGCATGTTCGAGTGGTGGTTCCGCATCAAGTTCTGGAAGCGCGTGGTCGCCGGCTTCGTCCTCGGGGCATTGGCCGGCTGGGCGTTCGGTCCGAATGCGGAGACCTGGTTCGGTCCGCTGGGCGATCTCTACGTCACCCTGATCAAGATGATCGCGGTGCCGCTGGTGTTCTTCGCGGTGATCAATGCGGTGGCCTCGCTCAGCGGACAGAAGTCGATCGCCGCGTTGGCCGGGCGTACCTTCCTGTGGTTCGCGATCACCGCGGTGCTGGCGGTGGGCGTGGGCCTGGCGTTCGGCTGGATTCTCAAGCCCGGGCTCGGCGTCGGGGTCTTGCAGATTGCGTCCGATTACAAGGAAAAGCAGGTTCCCGGCGTGCTCGACATGCTGCTGAACCTGGTGCCATCGAATCCGTTCCAGGCGCTTGGCGGTGCGGCCAGTGCGAAGACCTCGGATGGCATGACCGTGCTGGTGCCGCGGCTGGGCACCGTGCTGCAGGTGATCTTCTTCGCCGGCGTGATCGGGTTCGCGATGGTGAAGCTGGGCGAGAAAGTCGCCGGCATGCGCAAGCTGGTCGGCGAGGCCAGCGAAATCATGATCCAGGTCACCCGCTTCGTGCTGGAGTTCACCCCGATCGGCACGTTCGGCCTGATCGCGGCGCTGGTCGGTGGCTACGGCTTCGAGCAACTGCGGCCGTTGCTGATGTTCGTGGTCGCGCTGTACGTGGCATGTGCGTTCCACATCATCGTGGTCTATGGCGGCTTGTTGATGGCGCACGGACTGAATCCATGGAAGTTCTTCCGCGGCGCTGCGCCGGGCATGCAGGTGGCGTTCGTGGCGTCCAGCAGCTTCGCGGCATTGCCGGTGTCGCTGCGCAGCGCCACCCACAACCTCGGCGTGGACAAGGATTACGCCGCGTTCGCGGTGCCGCTGGGCGCGACCATCAAGATGGATGGATGCGGTGCGATCTACCCGGCGCTGGCGGCGGTATTCATCTCGCAATACGCCGGCATCGAGTTGTCGCTGTCGCAATACCTGATCATCGCGCTGGCCTCGGTGCTGGGCAGCTTCGGCACCGCCGGTGTGCCCGGCACGGCGGTGATCATGGCCACGGTCGTTTTGTCCGCGGCTGGGCTGCCGCTGGAGACGATCGGCTATCTGTATGCCATCGATCGCGTGCTGGACATGATGCGGACGATGACCAATGTCACCGGGCAGATGCTGGTGCCGGTGCTGGTGGCGAAGCAGACCGGCATGCTCGACCGCAC of the Thermomonas carbonis genome contains:
- a CDS encoding DUF2867 domain-containing protein, which gives rise to MLVASGKADIPGLTELLPDTVLAHLHAHPPCSGDIPTIALSLDGPPGGLLDSGCSVVRRAAGRLRGLAEAWRTAGGFIARRGRAVTELASPPAGSLLSSQLSEGFEHEDSFEVVLHAANLRGQLASDLLADVLEGFLANRPAGVSWLMRLRNVLVRPLRLRTSPLGCPVSSLLSPNRDNLFAGRHPVLDQATDPRGLHAQVLLGADDRHLRFRSCVGVRIAGDEARITLGTRVQARNLFGRFYMACIEGAHRRYVSPAMLLLAVEHAQRRLHPATDPATAIAL
- a CDS encoding TonB-dependent receptor, with the protein product MHASKRNSRKTVLPSPHRRLPLAVAIAMVMCAPQAWAQDAAPEGQEKDARTLDTVTVTAQKREENLQKVPISLQVLGNTQLEQQNVSDFDDYAKLIPSLTYGTAGGGVFSGPGFVQVYMRGIASGGDGNHSGSQPSAGMYLDDQPITTIQGALDIHMYDIERVEALAGPQGTLYGASSQSGTVRIITRKPDSSAFSAGYSVEANGIDGGGFGHVLEGFVNIPISDRAAVRLVGWQKHDAGYVDNIRGTRTYPTSGITDDNADLAEDDYNTADTMGLRGALRFDINDNWTITPQLIAQKQKAYGSAGIDPNTGNPDMGYDASSGDMAVKHFFPESSNDRWHQAALTVEGKIGNFDLTYVFSQLKRDVDSESDYSDYGFWYDTLAGYGAYFYDDNGDYINPAQYIQATDGYKRTSHELRVSSPQENRFRMVAGLFWQQQSHDIFQRYKVDNLTQDFWVNGWEDTIWLTAQQRKDRDEAVFGELSFDITDAITVTGGMRWFKANNSLKGFFGYGDGFSGSTGVSQCFSNEAFNGAPCTNLDKRVSERDSLGKVNLTWQIDDNKMIYATWSEGYRPGGINRRGTLPPYTSDFLTNYELGWKTTWGNAFVFNGALFRADWEDFQFSYLGQNGLTEIRNANSAQVDGLELDLSWAASYNLQISGGFAWYDAKLTRNYCGWIRPDGEPETVCPPGTLNPNGDPVDGPQAASGTRLPITPKFKGALNARYTWDLAGGEAYWQASASHVGNRRVDLREAETALLGTLAAYTTADVSVGWSKDNWSIDLFLKNAFDERAEMSRFAQCAALTCGNQPYTVIAQPRTFGIRFSQSF
- a CDS encoding class I SAM-dependent DNA methyltransferase; the encoded protein is MTKTYDRAYFDRWYRNREIGGAARLARKVALAVATAEYHLERPIRSVIDIGCGEGAWRAPLLKLRPKLAYLGFDASEYAIARHGRRRNLHLARFADFEFLRPCPPADLLVCSDVLHYLPTRELERGLPALAELCGGVAFIEAFAREDEAVGDDHEFKSRPASFYTTRLRALGLRPLGSHCWLSPALAGQATALELPG
- a CDS encoding sensor domain-containing protein is translated as MNAMHDLPTTIPAYLERLRRALDGCDPALAQDALYDAEDYLRSELAANAGKSEAEVIAAVAGSYGAPDEVADIYRDTETRVQTALRAPPPPPRKSLLGRFFGVLVDPHTYGSLFYMLLALATGIFYFVWVVMGLSLSAGLAILIIGIPFFILFIGATRILALVEGRLVEVMLGERMPRRPLYSDRSLPVLQRIGAMFTDPRTWGTMLYFVAMLPLGIAYFIVVVVTMSIGLALIAAPIAQALGYGTHIHITHTGWFDPTSPWAWPLLVLAGLLLVFATLHLARLIGRMHGKLAKYLLVHGAVV
- a CDS encoding peptidylprolyl isomerase — translated: MLRPFPYSGCPMRPALLAIALSFAIVAPALAQDAAKPKYRSAKEIIDAAPASAWRDLDPANTLYMELPAGRVVIELAPGFAPEHVANIKTMAKGGFWDGLAIYRSQDNFVVQFGDAEGEEAGKAKAYPSGTRTKLPAEFTRDAKGARFDKLPDIDGWAPEVGFIDGMPAARDPKTGKAWMAHCYGMLGAGRNNAPDSSIGAELYVAIGQAPRALDRQLSAVGRVVKGMELLSVIPRGPEPMGFYEKPEQRAPILSIKLASDVPEAQRTPLQLLRTDSQAFIDATEARRNRVDGFYTIPVGHIDLCNVPLPVRATPAK
- a CDS encoding metalloregulator ArsR/SmtB family transcription factor, whose amino-acid sequence is MSADRIFEALSSSARRQILAYLSAGELSAGEIGERFSMTAPAISRHLSLLEAAGLVSGERRGQFIVYRLNGDNLVNTLTGFAFELCPTAGPLKRESRAKTKAKAR
- a CDS encoding PadR family transcriptional regulator, with amino-acid sequence MDEALLRKFHKELSAGTVSLALLAVVAASVEPMYGYQIAKRLEQTGDGVLAGKQSALYPVLRNLEGAGLLDSFVEPSVSGPPRRYYRATPAGRDALVDWTAAWRATRDSLDAVLKEATA
- a CDS encoding CopD family protein encodes the protein MAYLLTKTAHLVFVIAWMATVFYLPRILVNIAEAGDEPAVRARLVLMGRRLYGFGHTMFGIAVVLGAVLWLHFGFGGGWLHAKLALVAALLAYFIVTGRWLKGVDAGRKLPSPTALRWFNEAPVVLLFAIVYLVLAKPF